The Archocentrus centrarchus isolate MPI-CPG fArcCen1 chromosome 7, fArcCen1, whole genome shotgun sequence genome window below encodes:
- the tegt gene encoding probable Bax inhibitor 1 encodes MNVFDRSINIDALFKFSQISHSTQVHLKNVYSSLAVCMFVAAAGSYVHVVTRLFQGGVLSVLGSLGLMFWLAMTPHNPETEKKRLAILAGFAFLTGVGLGPTLDFVISVNPSIIVTAFMGTSVIFICFTLSALYAKRRSYLFLGGTLMSGLSILFLMSLMNVFFGSMILFKAHMYLGLLIMCGFVLFDTQLIIEKAENGDKDYVWHCVDLFLDFITIFRKLMVILAMNDKDKKKEKK; translated from the exons ATGAACGTGTTTGACCGCAGCATCAACATCGATGCCCTCTTCAAGTTCTCCCAAAT ATCTCATTCCACCCAGGTGCACTTGAAGAATGTGTACTCCAGCTTGGCGGTTTGCATGTTTGTGGCTGCTGCCGGCTCCTATGTCCATGTCGTCACACGCCTCTTTCAG GGCGGTGTGCTCTCTGTGCTTGGatccctggggctgatgttctGGCTCGCCATGACCCCCCACAACCCCgagacagaaaagaagagaCTGGCTATCCTGGCAGGATTTGCCTTCCTCACAG GTGTTGGCCTTGGCCCCACACTGGACTTTGTCATCTCTGTCAATCCCAG CATCATTGTGACTGCCTTCATGGGAACCTCTGTGATTTTCATCTGCTTCACTCTCAGCGCTCTCTATGCCAAACGCAGGAGCTACCTGTTCCTCGGAG GCACACTCATGTCTGGCCTCTCCATCCTGTTCCTGATGTCTCTGATGAACGTGTTCTTTGGCTCTATGATTCTGTTTAAG GCACACATGTACCTGGGGCTGCTCATCATGTGCGGCTTTGTCCTGTTTGACACTCAGCTCATCATCGAGAAAGCAGAGAACGGAGACAAGGACTACGTTTG GCACTGTGTGGACTTGTTCCTTGATTTCATCACCATCTTCAGGAAACTGATGGTAATCCTCGCTATGAACGATAAG gacaagaagaaggagaagaagtaa